The genomic segment GCGGCGTACCATCGAATTTGCACAACTCGCCGACCCGGCCGTCCGCGAATACTTCGTCAAGATCTTCAACGATCCCCTCGATCTCGACCCCGCCCGCCACGCGCAGCGCGTCACGCGAGAGGTGGCCGCCAAACTCGCGGACCTCGCCCGCGCGCTCGAAGCCGACCCGCACGATCCTGAACTGGTCGCCCAATTCCTCATGCGCTCGATCTTCACCATGTTCTGCGAGGACGTGGGGTTGCTGCCCGACAAACTGTTCACGAGCGCCATCCGCGATCACTGGATTCCGAACCCGCGCATGTTCCAGGCGGGTGTCGAGCAGCTCTGGCAGGCCATGCGCGACGGCTCGCCCTTCGGCTTCGTCGGCAAACTCCTGCGTTTCAACGGCGGTCTGTTCAACACGTGGCAATCGCTCCCCATGACCGAGGCGCAACTGCGCCTGTTGCAGGAAGCCGCCGCGTGCGATTGGGCGAACGTCGAGCCCGCTATTTTCGGCACGCTGGTCGAACGCGCGTTGGACCCCGTCGAGCGCCGCGCGCTCGGCGCGCATTTCACGCCGCGCGAATACATCGAGCGCCTGGTGCGTCCCGCCGTCATCGAGCCCGTACGGGCCGAATGGGAAATCGCCCAGGCCGAGGCGCGGCAGATCATGGAGTCGACCCTCACCCCCGTCCCCTCTCCCGTCGACATGAAGGCCCTCACCCCCAACCCCTCTCCCGTCAGACGGGAGAGGGGTGCCGAAGGCGGGGAGAGGGCTCCTAAAATTGAGATGGCCCGCGAATTCAGGAAAAATCCGACAGATACAGAGGACGTTCTTTGGCAGGCGCTTCGCGATCGACAACTTGGCGGACGAAAGTTTCGTCGGCAGCATCCGGTCGACGGCTATATCGTCGACTTTTATTGTCACGAAGCGCGTCTGGCCGTGGAGGTCGATGGTCCCATTCATGACGGGCAACAAGAACACGACGAGTTGCGACAAGAGGCGATCGAGAAACACGGCATCCGATTCGTCCGCTTGAAAAGCGAAGACGTGGAACTCCGTCTGACGGACTGCCTGCGGGAGATCGAAGCGGCCCTCACCCCCGTCCCCTCTCCCGTCGAGAATGCGGCCCTCACCCCCGTCCCCTCTCCCGTCGGACGGGAGAGGGGTGCCGAAGGCGGGGTGAGGGAACCCTCCGACGCCGACCGGAAAAAAGCGGCCGCCGTGATCCGCCGATTTCACTCATCGCTCGTCCACACGCGGGTGCTCGATCCGGCCTGCGGCAGCGGAAACTTCCTCTACGTCACCCTCGATCTGTTCAAGGAGATCGAGGCCGAGGTTCTGCGCGAACTGACCGACCTGGGCGACCGGCAATCGCTGATGGAAGTCGAGGGCCTGTCCGTCAATCCCGGCCAGTTTCTCGGCATCGAGATCAACCCGCGCGCCCGCGAGATCGCCGACCTCGTTTTGTGGCTCGGCTATTTGCAATGGCAACGACGCGTTTACGGCGAACGCACCCCGCCCGAGCCCGTTTTGCAACCCTACAAAAACATCGTCTGCCGCGACGCGGTGCTCGATTACGACGACGTGAAACCGCGCCTCGACGCGGACGGCAAGCCGATCACGACGTGGGATCAACGCACTTTCAAGACAAGTGCGATCACGGGCAAAGAGGTTCCCGACGAAGACGCTCGCGTGCCGGTTTTCGACTACGTGAACGCGCGTCCGGCCGAATGGCCGGAAGCGGATTACGTGGTCAGCAATCCGCCGTTTGTGGGCGACAAGATGATGCGGTTCGCCCTTGGCGACGGATATGTCGAAACCCTCCGCGCGACCTACCCAAACATGGGTCACAGCGACCTTGTGATGTACTGGTGGGAAAAGGCGGCAGGCTTGGTCCGTGCCGAGAAATTAAAGCGGTTTGGTTTCATTACCACGAACAGCATTACACAGGTCTTCAATCGAAAGGTGATCGAGTGCGCCCTCACGCCCGGTACCTCTTCCGTCGAGAACTCGACCCTCACCCCCGTCCCCTCTCCCGTCAGACGGGAGAGGGGTGCCGAAGGCGGGGTGAGGGGTCCTCGCATAAGTGTCGCCCTCGCTTGGGCGATCCCCGACCACCCGTGGGTGGACGCCGGTGCCGACGTGCGAATCGCGATGACCGTCGGCGTGAGGGCCGATCGTCTTGCAGGTCAACCGGTTTTAGGCGAGGTCACATTCGAGGAGCGTGAGCAGTTTAAAGAGCCGCAGGCCCGGCGTGTGGAGATCGCCTACCGCATCGTTCCGCGCGTCCATGCCGACCTATCGGGAGGGGCCAATCTCACGTCATGTGTTCCGCTTGCCGCCAACGTCGGTCTTTCGTCCTTCGGTATGATGCTCGCCGGACGGGGTTTCGTCTTGAGCGAGAACGAGTACCACCAACTCCTCTGCGGCGGTCGGAACGCGCCGGTGCTTAAGCGCCTCGTCAACGCCCGCGACATTGTCCAGAAGGATCGTGGCCTCTATGTCATTGATTTCTTCGGACTGACGGTAGAAGAGGCGGCACAACGCTACCCCGAGCCATACCAAAGACTCTTGGACCATGTAAAACCGGAACGCGACGCCAACCGTTCAAGCACGATGAAGGACAATTGGTGGTTGTTCGGTCGAACCAGACCAGCACTTAGGGAAACTTTACGCGGCCTTCGCCGGTACGTCGCGGTTCCCGAGACCTCGAAGCACATTCCCTTCGTCTTGGTCGACATCGACGTACTCGTGGAGCACGGAGCCATCGCATTCGCGCTGGAAGATGCGTTCTTCTTCGGCGTGATGTCGAGTCGGCTTCATCACATCTGGTCTCTGGAGGTTGGGTCGACCTTGGAAGACCGCCCCAGATACCGAAACAACACTTGTTTCGACCCGTTCCCCTTCCCCGACGCCACCGACGAACAGAAGGCCCGCATCCGAGAACTCGGCGAGCGGCTGGACGCGCACCGCAAACGCGTGCAGGCCGAACATCCCGATGTGACGTTGACGGGCATGTACAACGCGCTGGAAGCTTTGAGAGCCCTCACCCCCAGCCCCTCTCCCGTCGAGAATGCGGCCCTCACCCCGCCTTCGGCACCCCTCTCCCGTCGGACGGGAGAGGGGCTGGGGGTGAGGGCCTACAACCTCGCGTTCCACGAGCGGGCGCTCATCGGCATCCTGAAACAAATCCACGACGAACTCGACGCGGCGGTCGCCGAGGCTTACGGCTGGCCGGTCGATCTGCCCGACGACGAAATTCTTACGCGGCTCGTCGCCCTCAACCACGAGCGCGCCGAGGAAGAAAAGCGCGGCATCGTGCGTTGGCTGCGTCCCGAGTTTCAGAATCCGGGTGGACGCACGAAGCCCGCGCAGGCGGAAATGGACGTCGACACGCCGGAACCCGCGAGCCCCAAGCCCCAGGCCGCAAGCCTCCCTTGGCCGAAGGAAGTGCCCGAACAGCTGAAGGCGATCCGCGACTGGCTCGCGTCGCAACCCGGCCTGTGGTCCGCGAGCGATATCGCCGCCGCGTTCAAGGGCGCGCGCAAAAGTGCCGTGGAAAAACACGTGCGTTCGCTGGAGAGCCTCGGGCTGTTGGTCTCGGCGGGAGACGGCGACGCCGCGCGCTGGGGCGCGGTGAGCCGGTAGCGGGGTGAGGCCCTCACCCCGGCTCGCTTCGCTCGCCTCCCCTCTCCCGTCATGACGGGAGAGGGGCCGGAGGTGAGGGTCTATTACTCCGCGCAGCCGTCGTCGCCTTCGGAGCACTTGAAACGCACGTGCAGGTGATCGCGGTGGCCGGGGACGTGGCGGATGATCGCCTTCGCGCGCGGGCCGCGCGGATATTGGAACCACGCTTCTAGGCGCTGCGGCGGGTAGATCTCGCGCACGTGTTCGTAGAGAAGACGTTGCACCGAATTGTCGATGAAGATGTACTGGACGCGCTCGGTGAGCAGCATTGTCTCGATGAGATACCAGGTGCGTTCCACGTCGAAGTTCGCGGTCGTGGCGGGGATGAACATGCGGCCGGGCGGCTTGCCGAGGTAGTAGAATCCCAGGTCGATGTCGCGGCCCGATTGGTGGCTGCGGTGCGGCGCGATCGGCCCGCCTTCGCGATGCGAGATGTCGCCGAGTACGAGGTCATGCGCGTCGGGGAATGCGCGGCGCGTCTCCTCGATCGCGACGGCGAGCAGCGCCGCCGTCTCGTCCGTCGCCCAGCACTGATCGGGATTCACCACGACCGCGCCGGGGAACGAACGCAACTGCACGCCATTTTCGAGCCGCCCCGCATTCGGCCGTCCGACCGATCGCGACATCCCAACGGGACTTGTGATGTTAGGCACGGTTCTTTCGGGGATTTTCGCGGCGCAGGACGAAAGCGCGGGCGCGACGGCAAGAGCGAGAAAAAGCGCCGCGAGGATTCTACGCATGGGTGACTTTATCCGCCGCGCGGATATTTTTGTCGATATGCCGCCGCCCGGGAATCCCGCGAACAGGCGAAAGTCACGCGGTCGGAACATCGCGGTCAATCGAAATCCCGGCGAACGCCGGCATCGCGGCGCCGCCCGGATCTTGATCGGTCCCGGCGGCGGGGGTAAGGTACTTGGACAGAACGTCGGAGGCCGCGCGTGGACAAATCGAATCTGTCGGACTTTTTCGATCAGGCCAGGGACAAGGCTCGGCAGGTCTCGCGGGCGCTCGTGCTCTTCGAGCCCGAGCCGCCGTTTCGCGGGCGCGGTCTGCTGACGGTGCTCGTGACCACGGCGAGCCTCATCACGGTCACGATTCTCGGCGGCGTCACGCTGTCCTCCCTCGTCGTACTGCTGCTCGCGCTCGCGCTCATCATGCTGATTCTGACGCGCGTGCTGGGGATCGATTTCGACGTCGCGCCGGAGGAGATCTTCGGCTTCCGACCGTAGTCATGTGATGTTTTTCGTGGATGACGCACTGCGTTTTGTGACGGGTCGTTGACGCATGGACATTGCCCGCCTCGCGGATTTTCCCGACATTCCGGTCGACGTTTCGGCGCGCGTGGTCGTCAACCGCGGTCACCAGTTCCTCGTCTCGCAGGCGGCGCGGGTGAGTTCGGGCGGCATCTCGCTGGTCGTGCGCGAAACGCTGCCGCTCGGCGCGCTCGTCGACATCGAGTTCGCGATTGTGGACGAGCTGCACCCCTATCGCGGCGAGGCCCGCGTGAAGTCCTGCGAGCCGGGGGGCGCGAAGGGCGAGTACCAACTCGACCTCGAATTCACGCGCGTCACGCACAAAAGCCTGACGTTTCGCGAGACGCTCATCGACTGGAATCGCAAGCGACGCGTCGTCGTTCAGCTCGCCGTCGATGCGGCGCAGTACGTGCGCCATCAGGCCAGGGGCAACCGGCTCGACGACAAGGATTTCGGCCTGCGCGGCGCGGGGCATCGGCGGTCGGTGCTGCTGATTCACGGATTTCTGGGCACGCGCGGCGCGATGTTCCTGATGGAGCAGCACCTCAAGGCGAAGGGATTTCCCGTCTTTTCGATCACGCTCGGCTGGCTCAACGTCCACGACATCAACCGTTCAGCGCAGCAGATCGCCGAGCGCGTCGAAACGATCCGCCGCAGGTTCGACCTCGACCGAATCAACATTCTCGGTCACTCGATGGGCGGTCTGATCGGCTTGCAGTACATCAAATGCTTCGGCGGCGCGGATCACGTGAACAAGCTCGTCACCGTCGGCACGCCGTTCGGCGGAGCTCGGCTCGCGACGGCGGCAATGATCGCGATGCCGTGGTTCGGCCTGATCGCGCCGAGCACGCGCCAGATGCAGCCGCACAGCCAATTCCTGTCGCAATTGATCGCGCCGCCGCTGCCGGACGGCGTGCGCGTCGTCTGCCTCGCGGCGATGCACGACGCGGTGGTGCATCCGCGGGCGTGCGTGCTCGACGGCGCCCGCAACATCCTGATGGCGACGAATCACGCCGGGCTGGTCGTGTCGCCGCGCCTGTTCGCCATCGTGGAGCGGGAACTCGGCGGACCGACGGCATCGCCGGAGCGGCGACGCGCGGACCTGGCGATCGTTCGTGACGAAGAGGCTCAGGGCGCGGCGGTCGATCCCGCCATTTGAAACGCGGCGAGCGACGCGGACCGGGCGTCGGCCCCGTAGCGCCGCTGTACGATTCGCTCCGCAGTCGTCACCGGCATCACCTGTGCCATCTTGAGCCGCGTCCCGTAAAACGAGAGCGTGAGAAGCTGCCCGCTCGCGCCGTCGTCGCCGAGAAACTCACCCAATGGAATGTCCACCGGTCCGAGCCCCGCGAGCCCCGCCACGCGCGAGCCGGCGAGCACGACTTCGGCCCCCGCGGCAAGCGACGCGCGCACGGCGTCGACGTCGGCCGCTTGCGGCAGAACGACGATGTGAATCCCCTCGGATGTCGGCGGGACGGGGTTCGTTCCGATGGTCACCGGCAACCCCCGGACGAGATAGGCGGCCGATTCGCCGGTTTCGTCACCGTCGAGGAGCACTCTCCGGATGCCGGCGTCACCGATTCGCGCCCGCGCGCCGAGCGCCCGCAGTAGGAACGCATCGGAAGCTTCGCCCGCGTCCCAGAAGGCCGCGAGGTCGTATTTGCGGATCTGCGGCAGAATCGAATACACGGGACGCAGCCGCTGCGCGATGGGGTCCTCGGCCTCGGCGCCGGAGCCGGTGACGATGCGCGTGACGCGCACCGACGCGGGGTCGAATCCTTCCGGCGCGCGCACGGTGCCGCCGATGGCGATGGTGCGGATCTGGTAGGGATCGAAGCGCGTGACCGGGGCGTCGGCGGCGAACTCCGCCGGCACGAGCAGGGGGTAATTGGGGAAATAGGTCGAGACCGTCGGCGAGGATTTCGATGCGCAGAAGGCGACGTTGCTGACGAGCGGGTTGTCGCCGTTGACGGCGACGATCTCGAGTCGTCCGTCGAGGGCATCGACGGGCATGAGGCCGAGAATGGCGTGATCTGCGAGAATCGCCTCGGTGAGCTCCTCGGCGGTGTCGAAGGTCCGCAGTTCCGCGACCAGCGGAGCGTCGAGCTGCGCCGACAGGATGCGCGCGAGCGGACCGACCGAGCCGAGCACGATGGGGCCGGGCTCGCCGTTCAATTCCTTCCAGTCCCCGATCTTGCCCGCGAAGACGTCGCGCAGACGCTGCGTCGAAACGCGGTTCACGAGTTTCTGGTGCGAGCACGCGAGGGCGGGGATCAGCCGTGACGGCACGATCGGGTTGAAGTGCCACTCGGTCGGAACGCTCAGCACGAGCGAGGAAAACTCGATCGGCGGTCGTTCCTGAAACGACTTTCCGATGACCTTGAGGAAGTTGCCGTAGTAGATCTTTTCGAGCAGGTCGTCGGACAGCGCGAGGCCGCCGAACTCGCGCGGTACCCACGCGCGCGCCTCGTCCATCAGGCGCATCCGGTTCGTTTCGCGCTCCAGAAACGCGCGATACGCCTTCTGCGTCTGCATCCCCCACACGCCGTGGCGATAGAGCCGGTGGTCGAACTGCAGGCCGCCCGCGAAGAGGATGCGGTCTTGCCAAAGCGTGAAGACTTCGGCCGCGGCGTCGCCCTGCTCCAGGATCTCGCCGAAACGCTGCTCGAACCCCGGTCCGCCGTCGCCGCCGATGGAAACGTACAGATTATTGTGCAGCTCCATCGCGGTTTGCACGAGCGCGAGGTCGCCGGGCATGCCCAGCAGCCCCGCGCCGATGACGCGCATCTCCGGGTGGTCGAAGAGCACCGCCGACAACTCGTCGAGGAATTCTCGCCCGGCGATATGCGCGAAGACCGGCACGCCGTACAGCTCGACGTACTGATACAGCCCTTCCATCTCCGGGGCGTCGAGCCGGCGCTCTCCGGTCTCGCCGCGCCGCCAAAGCGCCAGGCCCCGCGCGCCGCGCTGGTGCAGGGCCTTGAACGTTTCGAGCGGCGCGGGATCGTCGGACGCGATGGTGACAAAGGGGATGAGAATGCCTTTCGACTCCTCGAAGGCCTTGAGCACCAGTTCGTTGGGATCGGGGGTCGGGCCGGGGTCGGGGAAAGGGGCTTGGACCGCGGGCTCGCGGCTTCCGGCGATTAACGCTACGCCGGTCAGTCCCGCCTGCTGGATGGAGTATACCAGCTCGTCCGCCCGGTCCTCGCGCGTCAGGTATTCGTGGGCAGAGTAGACGGGTTTTTCGTCGTAGTACGCATCGCGGCAGCCGCTGGCCCCGGCGAGGGCCAACATCGCGAAAACAATTAGGAATTTTCGTCGCACCATGCCGCATGGTCCCCCGAAGCGCG from the Deltaproteobacteria bacterium genome contains:
- a CDS encoding DUF559 domain-containing protein; its protein translation is MRAAFGQALRYANYLPDGKPPFLITCDIGNVFEIWTGFGGQYGGYGARRTIEFAQLADPAVREYFVKIFNDPLDLDPARHAQRVTREVAAKLADLARALEADPHDPELVAQFLMRSIFTMFCEDVGLLPDKLFTSAIRDHWIPNPRMFQAGVEQLWQAMRDGSPFGFVGKLLRFNGGLFNTWQSLPMTEAQLRLLQEAAACDWANVEPAIFGTLVERALDPVERRALGAHFTPREYIERLVRPAVIEPVRAEWEIAQAEARQIMESTLTPVPSPVDMKALTPNPSPVRRERGAEGGERAPKIEMAREFRKNPTDTEDVLWQALRDRQLGGRKFRRQHPVDGYIVDFYCHEARLAVEVDGPIHDGQQEHDELRQEAIEKHGIRFVRLKSEDVELRLTDCLREIEAALTPVPSPVENAALTPVPSPVGRERGAEGGVREPSDADRKKAAAVIRRFHSSLVHTRVLDPACGSGNFLYVTLDLFKEIEAEVLRELTDLGDRQSLMEVEGLSVNPGQFLGIEINPRAREIADLVLWLGYLQWQRRVYGERTPPEPVLQPYKNIVCRDAVLDYDDVKPRLDADGKPITTWDQRTFKTSAITGKEVPDEDARVPVFDYVNARPAEWPEADYVVSNPPFVGDKMMRFALGDGYVETLRATYPNMGHSDLVMYWWEKAAGLVRAEKLKRFGFITTNSITQVFNRKVIECALTPGTSSVENSTLTPVPSPVRRERGAEGGVRGPRISVALAWAIPDHPWVDAGADVRIAMTVGVRADRLAGQPVLGEVTFEEREQFKEPQARRVEIAYRIVPRVHADLSGGANLTSCVPLAANVGLSSFGMMLAGRGFVLSENEYHQLLCGGRNAPVLKRLVNARDIVQKDRGLYVIDFFGLTVEEAAQRYPEPYQRLLDHVKPERDANRSSTMKDNWWLFGRTRPALRETLRGLRRYVAVPETSKHIPFVLVDIDVLVEHGAIAFALEDAFFFGVMSSRLHHIWSLEVGSTLEDRPRYRNNTCFDPFPFPDATDEQKARIRELGERLDAHRKRVQAEHPDVTLTGMYNALEALRALTPSPSPVENAALTPPSAPLSRRTGEGLGVRAYNLAFHERALIGILKQIHDELDAAVAEAYGWPVDLPDDEILTRLVALNHERAEEEKRGIVRWLRPEFQNPGGRTKPAQAEMDVDTPEPASPKPQAASLPWPKEVPEQLKAIRDWLASQPGLWSASDIAAAFKGARKSAVEKHVRSLESLGLLVSAGDGDAARWGAVSR
- a CDS encoding penicillin-insensitive murein endopeptidase, with translation MQLRSFPGAVVVNPDQCWATDETAALLAVAIEETRRAFPDAHDLVLGDISHREGGPIAPHRSHQSGRDIDLGFYYLGKPPGRMFIPATTANFDVERTWYLIETMLLTERVQYIFIDNSVQRLLYEHVREIYPPQRLEAWFQYPRGPRAKAIIRHVPGHRDHLHVRFKCSEGDDGCAE
- a CDS encoding alpha/beta fold hydrolase — protein: MDIARLADFPDIPVDVSARVVVNRGHQFLVSQAARVSSGGISLVVRETLPLGALVDIEFAIVDELHPYRGEARVKSCEPGGAKGEYQLDLEFTRVTHKSLTFRETLIDWNRKRRVVVQLAVDAAQYVRHQARGNRLDDKDFGLRGAGHRRSVLLIHGFLGTRGAMFLMEQHLKAKGFPVFSITLGWLNVHDINRSAQQIAERVETIRRRFDLDRINILGHSMGGLIGLQYIKCFGGADHVNKLVTVGTPFGGARLATAAMIAMPWFGLIAPSTRQMQPHSQFLSQLIAPPLPDGVRVVCLAAMHDAVVHPRACVLDGARNILMATNHAGLVVSPRLFAIVERELGGPTASPERRRADLAIVRDEEAQGAAVDPAI